ATTCCGGGCGGGGAAAGTTACGAGGAGCTGTACAATCGCAGCATAGCGCTGCTGGAAGAGGTGATTGCCCGGGGAAAAGATGCGGTATTCATCACGCATGGCGGCGTAATCCGCTGTATAGTAGCGCAGGCTACCGATACCCCCCTCGTGGATGCCTTTGATATCTCCGTGGATTATGGTCATATTACCAGGATAAAAGCGGAAAATGACAAACTAGAGGTGATATTTTCTAATTTATAATATTCTGTTAACAAATACTTTATATTAAAATTTCTAAATATCTTTCCAAAAAACAAAAAAACTGGTATTTCGTGCTAACTTTATGTTTACATAAGCACACAATTAAATTCTGTTATAATGACAACATCTTTTCTGAATATCCCGCTTTTGTTTTTGCAGGAAATAGGTATCAAGGAATTACTGCTGATTGCGCTGGTAGTATTATTGCTGTTTGGTGGTAAGAAAATCCCTGAGCTGATGCGTGGTTTGGGTAGCGGCATACGTGAATTTAAAGATGCCAAAGATGAACCAGCAAAAAAAGGAACTAAAGCAGCTGATGCGTCAGACGCGAATAGCTAATTAAATTCCTGTTATAAAAGACGGAAGGCCAATCGCATGCGATTGGCCTTTTTTAATGTCTTTTTTTTCGCTTTCAGGCGGCTAATGACACTCCGTGGTTTCCTGTTCCCGAGGTGCTTTTATTGTTCACTGATTCATACTTTCTTTTAAAGTACCAGGCGGATACTATCATCATCACAATACCAGTGAGGCAAACGCCCAGTACTGCATTGGAGAAGAACTGACTCCAGGAAAGATTCATCCCGCTGAAATTCTTGGCCAACATCACCAGCACACTTCCCAGATAGCCAAAAGAGTCTGCCACATAAATAATAAAGCCTACGTTGCTGACATATTTGAATACTGCAATCAACCGTTCAAAAAAGATGCAATTAAAGGGAATATAGCCCATATAAAGGCCCAAACCCGTCAGCGTCATCCACCATATCGGATCCAGACGATGTTGCTTAAATAACAACGTACTTACCAATGCTGTAATAAATCCCATGATTACGATGATATGATTTAGCATAAAAGCATGGAAGTTGTTCTTTACAAATACCAGCAGGCTCATAATAAGGATAATAGCCAGGGAGATAGGAATTTCTGTTTGGGTGAAAATCTGTGCCTGGGAACCGAAGCCCAGGTCTTTCCAGATATCCGCTGCGAAATTATCTCTCATATCCCGGAGCACCGTCAGCAACACATAGCTGGCGATCAACAGTATTAAACCCGGCAGGAATGTATGCAGGAAACTTCTCCTCTCCTGCCTGTTCATCGGCGCCCTGCGCGTTCTCATTTGCTCATCTTCTGCAGATGGCGGCGGGATCTGCTCCAGCAACAAAATAAATATGAGTATAGGCCCGATAAACACGAGGCCGGTAACAAATGGCATCCAGAACTCCGACAGGTGCCAGTCGACCACCGTCATCTTACCTACTGATTTCACAAAACCGGAGGAAAAAATAAAGCTGACAGACAGCACTGCCCCCATGAATTCCGTACTACGACGGCCTTCCAGGTAGCTGAATACAAGCCCCCAGATCATTCCCAGCGGAAACCCGTTCAGGAAAAGAAAGCATATATTATAGGGCGCTGGCACCACAGCAAAAAGCAACAATGCGATCCACGCAATCAGGATGAGCATTATAATGCTTTGTGCGCGCCGGTTCCCTTTCATCTCAGCAATAAAACGTATCCCATAGAATTTACTGCAGGCATACCCAATTGTTTGTGTAATCACCAGCCATATCTTATAATCGATCCCCAGAAAAGTAACTCCCTCAAAAATACCGGCTGTAAACGGCTTACGGAAGGCATACATGCAGGAATAGGTGCCAAAAGCCACCAGTGCCGCATATAGTGAAAAGGTAAAATGATGCGCATTTTTCAGCCGCTTCTGTATCCAGGGAATATTCAGCATCGTAAGGAATGATTTGGGACAAAGGTGCCGATGGAATGTAAACTGAATGTTAAGAAATACTGACCTTATTGTTAAGTTATACTAAATAATTACGAATTAGGAATTACGAATTACGAAACAACCCGAAGATATTAGCGGATAATGAACTTATTATCCGCTAATATCTTCGGGTTGTTTCGTAATTCCTAATTCCTAATTCGTAATTCTATTTCACCAGCCACATCGCCCCGTTAATATCATCCGTTGTCCCACCGAACTGGTTTTGTAAAGCAGTCGTCCAGTTCTGGGTATTAGCGGATCTGTCGGCATCAGGATATTTGAAGCGTTTGGGGATGACACCGTTGTTGCCCGTTCCTGCTCCTACGCTAAAAACGGGTACTCCTGTTCTTCTCCAGTTGATGTACGCTTCCCAACCGGAATTCTCGAAGAATGCCAGGTACTTCTGCGTAAGGATCTGGGTAAGGCCCTGAGAATTATTCCCTTTGTATTTAATAGATGGCTGCAGATAATAGCCATTGGCAAAATCGAAAGGAATGTCGTAGCGCTGGCCGGCATAAGTCTTCGTTACAGTACCCGCTGTTTCCGCAGGGATTCCATAAAAACCGAGGGATGCTTTAATTCCTTTTTTATACCAGGCTTCTGCATCACCAGAGATCCAGCCCCGGTTAACTGCTTCCGCCATATTGAAACACAGTTCAGGGTACCCCAGCAATACGCCCGGTTCAGCAGCATAACTGCTGTAATAGCGGCTACGGCTGCGCACAGAATAAACGGCAGTATCTACATTCGACATTTTAGACGACATATTATCGAGGCTCTCTCCGGAAGGCGCTCCAACATAGGCAGTGATATCCGCAGGAGATTTATGCAGCCTGTTCAGTTGCTCAGTTGCCGGTTCTGCAGTAATATAAGCCCGGGGATCATTCAGCGACACCAGGGTATTCAGGTAGGTAGCAGACATATTGTAGCGGGTAGCGTCGAATCCCAGGTTATCCGGATTAGAAGGGTATTTATTGATATTGTTGTAGATAAACTGCAGATTCTGATCCATTGATTCTATCACCGGATATTTAGCAGGATTACTAACTATTGCATTAAACTGCTGCACCACGTTCAGATCAGCATCTGCCGTTTTCTGGCTCAACGCGATCAGTACACGGATATGGAAAGTATTTACGGCCCGCTGCCATTTACCCAGATCATTTCCATAGTAAAAATCGCCCTTCAGTATTTGTCCGTCTGCTGTAGCACTTTTATCGGGGCTGGTTACCTGCTGCCCCAGTTCTGTATTGGCATCTTCAAGCCATTGCAGGATCT
The genomic region above belongs to Chitinophaga sp. 180180018-3 and contains:
- the tatA gene encoding twin-arginine translocase TatA/TatE family subunit; its protein translation is MTTSFLNIPLLFLQEIGIKELLLIALVVLLLFGGKKIPELMRGLGSGIREFKDAKDEPAKKGTKAADASDANS
- a CDS encoding DUF5690 family protein codes for the protein MLNIPWIQKRLKNAHHFTFSLYAALVAFGTYSCMYAFRKPFTAGIFEGVTFLGIDYKIWLVITQTIGYACSKFYGIRFIAEMKGNRRAQSIIMLILIAWIALLLFAVVPAPYNICFLFLNGFPLGMIWGLVFSYLEGRRSTEFMGAVLSVSFIFSSGFVKSVGKMTVVDWHLSEFWMPFVTGLVFIGPILIFILLLEQIPPPSAEDEQMRTRRAPMNRQERRSFLHTFLPGLILLIASYVLLTVLRDMRDNFAADIWKDLGFGSQAQIFTQTEIPISLAIILIMSLLVFVKNNFHAFMLNHIIVIMGFITALVSTLLFKQHRLDPIWWMTLTGLGLYMGYIPFNCIFFERLIAVFKYVSNVGFIIYVADSFGYLGSVLVMLAKNFSGMNLSWSQFFSNAVLGVCLTGIVMMIVSAWYFKRKYESVNNKSTSGTGNHGVSLAA
- a CDS encoding SusD/RagB family nutrient-binding outer membrane lipoprotein, translated to MKSFKNIVLVALTGAVMSSCNKKYEDYAVNTNKPSQAPPSLVLGGVLANINSDKPWSNVMRWNQFDCCNYNYYGDQRYDWGGADLNSYYTLTNVQQMEAEATRLGGKTVNPYTALGKFFRAWFFYRMTNLAGDLPMADALKGKGNLTPKYDSQKAIFKQILQWLEDANTELGQQVTSPDKSATADGQILKGDFYYGNDLGKWQRAVNTFHIRVLIALSQKTADADLNVVQQFNAIVSNPAKYPVIESMDQNLQFIYNNINKYPSNPDNLGFDATRYNMSATYLNTLVSLNDPRAYITAEPATEQLNRLHKSPADITAYVGAPSGESLDNMSSKMSNVDTAVYSVRSRSRYYSSYAAEPGVLLGYPELCFNMAEAVNRGWISGDAEAWYKKGIKASLGFYGIPAETAGTVTKTYAGQRYDIPFDFANGYYLQPSIKYKGNNSQGLTQILTQKYLAFFENSGWEAYINWRRTGVPVFSVGAGTGNNGVIPKRFKYPDADRSANTQNWTTALQNQFGGTTDDINGAMWLVK